One genomic region from Nocardia vinacea encodes:
- a CDS encoding SDR family NAD(P)-dependent oxidoreductase, which yields MPRTARPLSGRPAMITGAASGIGRSLAQLLSRRGSPVAIADIDEVGLKQTAATLTGPVLIRVLDVRDAADQLAFAAEVEDWLTEPLAAVFNNAGVAVSSSVLDAVPEDDEWLRQINFDGVVNGTRAFLPILVEQDQGVIVNTSSVFGLLGMPNQSAYCAAKFAVRGFTDALRQELRGTGVSAVNVHPGGITTNIARNARMRKDPEGLGRSHEQMAAEFEAITLTSPDKAAEIICRGVERGKSRILVGPDAYVFDALARIAPTHYYDIFAVLERQLRARAKAGVTV from the coding sequence ATGCCCCGCACCGCTAGGCCGCTGTCCGGCCGTCCCGCCATGATCACCGGCGCCGCCTCCGGCATCGGTCGCAGTCTCGCCCAATTGCTTTCGCGCCGTGGGTCGCCCGTGGCGATCGCCGATATCGACGAGGTCGGCCTGAAGCAGACGGCCGCCACCCTGACCGGTCCGGTGCTCATCCGCGTGCTCGACGTCCGCGATGCCGCCGACCAACTCGCCTTCGCCGCCGAGGTCGAGGACTGGCTGACCGAACCGTTGGCGGCGGTATTCAACAATGCCGGTGTGGCGGTGAGCTCGTCGGTACTGGACGCGGTTCCGGAAGACGATGAATGGCTGCGGCAGATCAACTTCGACGGCGTGGTCAATGGCACCCGCGCGTTTCTGCCCATCCTTGTCGAACAGGACCAGGGCGTCATCGTGAATACCTCCAGCGTATTCGGACTGCTCGGCATGCCGAATCAAAGTGCTTACTGCGCAGCCAAATTCGCGGTGCGTGGATTCACCGACGCACTGCGCCAGGAACTTCGGGGCACCGGGGTATCCGCGGTGAATGTGCACCCGGGAGGTATCACCACCAACATCGCGCGCAATGCCCGGATGCGCAAAGACCCCGAGGGCCTCGGCCGTTCGCATGAGCAGATGGCGGCGGAGTTCGAGGCGATCACGTTGACCTCGCCGGACAAGGCGGCCGAAATCATCTGTCGCGGAGTCGAACGCGGAAAGTCGCGCATTCTGGTCGGGCCGGATGCCTACGTGTTCGACGCACTCGCACGCATAGCGCCGACTCACTACTACGACATATTCGCGGTGCTGGAGCGGCAGCTGCGGGCCCGCGCGAAGGCGGGAGTGACGGTATGA